The proteins below come from a single Molothrus ater isolate BHLD 08-10-18 breed brown headed cowbird chromosome 3, BPBGC_Mater_1.1, whole genome shotgun sequence genomic window:
- the TIAM2 gene encoding rho guanine nucleotide exchange factor TIAM2 isoform X1 translates to MLSVSAEQISALCRNFQEVQASNMEGQKDNQDPPPRPLARHLSDADRLRKVIQELMDTEKSYVKDLSCLFELYLEPLQKETFLTQDEMESLFGSLPEMLDFQKVFLETLEDGISSSSDFNTLETPSQFRKLLFSLGGSFLYYADHFKLYSGFCANHIKVQKVLERAKTDSAFKTFLDARNPTKQHSSTLESYLIKPVQRVLKYPLLLKELVSLTDNESEEHYHLTEALKAMEKVASHINEMQKIYEDYGTVFDQLVAEQSGTEKEVTELSMGELLMHSTVTWLNPFPSLGKARKDLELTVFVFKRAVILVYKENYKLKKKMPTNVRAAHNYGDLDPFKFRWLIPLSALQVRLGNTAGTENSCIWELIHTKSELEGRPETVFQLCSSDSENKTNIVKIIRSILRENFRRHIKCELPLEKKCKDRLVPLKNRVPATAKLASTRSLKLLKKSSSSEWNGDQGKGNFQDSDECSLSSSTQSSSCHTSESIQEPKNSSPDKHAESTASDFSNALVKESDILSDDDDDEDYQSLKKGSPTKDIEIQFQRLKISEEPSADSEQDQAAENEAEDGFQIAEHPKLVRGHFCPVKRKVNSTKRSRGTLMAMQERHQSLDSHSDAANLDLNSILEREFSVQSLTSVVNEDCFYEAVERHGKS, encoded by the exons CAGTGCATTGTGCCGAAACTTCCAAGAAGTCCAAGCAAGCAATATGGAAGGACAGAAGGACAACCAGGATCCACCTCCACGACCACTGGCTCGCCACCTTTCTGATGCAGATAGACTGAGGAAAGTCATCCAAGAACTTATGGACACTGAGAAATCTTATGTCAAG GACTTGAGCTGCCTCTTCGAGCTATACTTGGAGCCCCTTCAAAAAGAAACCTTCCTTACTCAGGATGAG ATGGAGTCCTTGTTTGGCAGCCTGCCAGAAATGCTGGATTTCCAGAAGGTGTTTTTGGAGACCCTTGAAGATGGAATATCTTCTTCCTCAGATTTTAATACATTGGAAACACCATCTCAGTTCCGG AAACTGCTGTTTTCCCTTGGTGGCTCCTTTCTGTATTATGCTGACCACTTCAAACTGTACAGTGGCTTCTGTGCAAACCACATCAAAGTTCAGAAAGTTCTTGAGAGAG ccAAAACAGATAGTGCCTTTAAGACCTTTCTGGATGCTCGAAATCCCACAAAGCAACATTCTTCTACACTGGAGTCATATCTCATAAAGCCTGTTCAGAGAGTGCTGAAATAtcctctgcttttaaaagagcTGGTGTCTCTGACAGACAATGAGAGTGAGGAGCATTATCATTTGACAG AAGCACTGAAGGCAATGGAAAAAGTAGCAAGTCACATAAATGAGATGCAGAAGATATATGAAGATTATGGCACTGTATTTGACCAATTGGTTGCAGAACAAAGTGGAACCGAGAAAGAG GTGACAGAGCTTTCAATGGGAGAACTTCTGATGCACTCTACAGTTACCTGGCTGAATCCTTTCCCATCGCTGGGCAAAGCAAGGAAAGACCTTGAACTTACAGTGTTTG ttTTTAAGAGGGCTGTAATACTGGTCTATAAGGAGAActacaaactgaaaaagaaaatg cCTACTAATGTTCGTGCTGCACATAATTATGGTGACTTGGATCCATTTAAATTTCGTTGGCTGATTCCTTTATCTGCTCTTCAAGTTCGACTAGGGAACACAGCAG GAACAGAGAACAGCTGTATCTGGGAACTGATTCACACCAAGTCAGAACTAGAAGGCAGGCCAGAAACAGTTTTTCAGTTGTGCAGCAG TGATTCTGAGAACAAGACTAACATTGTGAAGATCATCCGTTCTATTCTGCGGGAGAATTTCAGACGTCACATAAAATGTGAGCTACCACTGgagaaaaaatgtaaagatcGCCTCGTTCCACTTAAGAATCGTGTACCTGCAACGGCCAAACTGG CTTCCACAAGATCCTTGAAGTTACTGAAGAAGTCATCCAGCAGTGAGTGGAACGGTGACCAGGGGAAAGGCAACTTCCAGGACTCTGATGAGTGCAGCCtaagcagcagcactcagagcagcagctgccacactTCTGAGAGCATCCAGGAGCCCAAAAATTCATCTCCCGATAAACATGCAGAGAGCACTGCATCTGACTTTTCTAATGCTCTTGTCAAAGAATCTGACATTCtcagtgatgatgatgatgatgaggacTATCAGAGCCTAAAGAAAGGCAGCCCTACAAAAGACATTGAAATACAGTTCCAGCGGCTGAAGATTTCAGAGGAACCCAGTGCAGACTCTGAACAGGATCAGGCTGCTGAAAATGAGGCAGAAGATGGCTTTCAGATAGCAGAGCATCCAAAGCTCGTGCGGGGCCATTTCTGCCCAGTGAAGAGAAAAGTAAACAGCACAAAGCGTAGCAGAGGAACTCTAATGGCAATGCAAGAACGTCACCAATCCCTTGACAGTCACTCTGATGCTGCAAACCTGGATCTGAACTCTATTTTAGAGAGAGAATTTAGTGTCCAGAGTTTAACATCTGTAGTTAATGAGGACTGTTTTTATGAAGCTGTGGAGAGGCATGGAAAATCCTAG
- the TIAM2 gene encoding rho guanine nucleotide exchange factor TIAM2 isoform X2 yields MEGQKDNQDPPPRPLARHLSDADRLRKVIQELMDTEKSYVKDLSCLFELYLEPLQKETFLTQDEMESLFGSLPEMLDFQKVFLETLEDGISSSSDFNTLETPSQFRKLLFSLGGSFLYYADHFKLYSGFCANHIKVQKVLERAKTDSAFKTFLDARNPTKQHSSTLESYLIKPVQRVLKYPLLLKELVSLTDNESEEHYHLTEALKAMEKVASHINEMQKIYEDYGTVFDQLVAEQSGTEKEVTELSMGELLMHSTVTWLNPFPSLGKARKDLELTVFVFKRAVILVYKENYKLKKKMPTNVRAAHNYGDLDPFKFRWLIPLSALQVRLGNTAGTENSCIWELIHTKSELEGRPETVFQLCSSDSENKTNIVKIIRSILRENFRRHIKCELPLEKKCKDRLVPLKNRVPATAKLASTRSLKLLKKSSSSEWNGDQGKGNFQDSDECSLSSSTQSSSCHTSESIQEPKNSSPDKHAESTASDFSNALVKESDILSDDDDDEDYQSLKKGSPTKDIEIQFQRLKISEEPSADSEQDQAAENEAEDGFQIAEHPKLVRGHFCPVKRKVNSTKRSRGTLMAMQERHQSLDSHSDAANLDLNSILEREFSVQSLTSVVNEDCFYEAVERHGKS; encoded by the exons ATGGAAGGACAGAAGGACAACCAGGATCCACCTCCACGACCACTGGCTCGCCACCTTTCTGATGCAGATAGACTGAGGAAAGTCATCCAAGAACTTATGGACACTGAGAAATCTTATGTCAAG GACTTGAGCTGCCTCTTCGAGCTATACTTGGAGCCCCTTCAAAAAGAAACCTTCCTTACTCAGGATGAG ATGGAGTCCTTGTTTGGCAGCCTGCCAGAAATGCTGGATTTCCAGAAGGTGTTTTTGGAGACCCTTGAAGATGGAATATCTTCTTCCTCAGATTTTAATACATTGGAAACACCATCTCAGTTCCGG AAACTGCTGTTTTCCCTTGGTGGCTCCTTTCTGTATTATGCTGACCACTTCAAACTGTACAGTGGCTTCTGTGCAAACCACATCAAAGTTCAGAAAGTTCTTGAGAGAG ccAAAACAGATAGTGCCTTTAAGACCTTTCTGGATGCTCGAAATCCCACAAAGCAACATTCTTCTACACTGGAGTCATATCTCATAAAGCCTGTTCAGAGAGTGCTGAAATAtcctctgcttttaaaagagcTGGTGTCTCTGACAGACAATGAGAGTGAGGAGCATTATCATTTGACAG AAGCACTGAAGGCAATGGAAAAAGTAGCAAGTCACATAAATGAGATGCAGAAGATATATGAAGATTATGGCACTGTATTTGACCAATTGGTTGCAGAACAAAGTGGAACCGAGAAAGAG GTGACAGAGCTTTCAATGGGAGAACTTCTGATGCACTCTACAGTTACCTGGCTGAATCCTTTCCCATCGCTGGGCAAAGCAAGGAAAGACCTTGAACTTACAGTGTTTG ttTTTAAGAGGGCTGTAATACTGGTCTATAAGGAGAActacaaactgaaaaagaaaatg cCTACTAATGTTCGTGCTGCACATAATTATGGTGACTTGGATCCATTTAAATTTCGTTGGCTGATTCCTTTATCTGCTCTTCAAGTTCGACTAGGGAACACAGCAG GAACAGAGAACAGCTGTATCTGGGAACTGATTCACACCAAGTCAGAACTAGAAGGCAGGCCAGAAACAGTTTTTCAGTTGTGCAGCAG TGATTCTGAGAACAAGACTAACATTGTGAAGATCATCCGTTCTATTCTGCGGGAGAATTTCAGACGTCACATAAAATGTGAGCTACCACTGgagaaaaaatgtaaagatcGCCTCGTTCCACTTAAGAATCGTGTACCTGCAACGGCCAAACTGG CTTCCACAAGATCCTTGAAGTTACTGAAGAAGTCATCCAGCAGTGAGTGGAACGGTGACCAGGGGAAAGGCAACTTCCAGGACTCTGATGAGTGCAGCCtaagcagcagcactcagagcagcagctgccacactTCTGAGAGCATCCAGGAGCCCAAAAATTCATCTCCCGATAAACATGCAGAGAGCACTGCATCTGACTTTTCTAATGCTCTTGTCAAAGAATCTGACATTCtcagtgatgatgatgatgatgaggacTATCAGAGCCTAAAGAAAGGCAGCCCTACAAAAGACATTGAAATACAGTTCCAGCGGCTGAAGATTTCAGAGGAACCCAGTGCAGACTCTGAACAGGATCAGGCTGCTGAAAATGAGGCAGAAGATGGCTTTCAGATAGCAGAGCATCCAAAGCTCGTGCGGGGCCATTTCTGCCCAGTGAAGAGAAAAGTAAACAGCACAAAGCGTAGCAGAGGAACTCTAATGGCAATGCAAGAACGTCACCAATCCCTTGACAGTCACTCTGATGCTGCAAACCTGGATCTGAACTCTATTTTAGAGAGAGAATTTAGTGTCCAGAGTTTAACATCTGTAGTTAATGAGGACTGTTTTTATGAAGCTGTGGAGAGGCATGGAAAATCCTAG